From a region of the Gemmatimonadales bacterium genome:
- the infA gene encoding translation initiation factor IF-1 yields the protein MMGTITEVLPNTTFRVELENGHAILAYVSGKMRKNYIRILQGDRVAVELSPYDLTRGRITYRYK from the coding sequence ATGATGGGCACCATCACCGAGGTGCTCCCCAACACCACCTTCCGCGTCGAACTCGAGAACGGCCATGCGATCCTGGCTTACGTCTCGGGCAAGATGCGCAAGAACTACATCCGCATCCTTCAGGGAGACCGAGTGGCGGTCGAGCTGTCACCGTACGACCTCACGCGGGGACGGATCACGTATCGGTACAAATAG